Proteins from a genomic interval of Zingiber officinale cultivar Zhangliang chromosome 2A, Zo_v1.1, whole genome shotgun sequence:
- the LOC122040377 gene encoding tropinone reductase homolog At5g06060-like yields the protein MELGNRWSLRGATALVTGGSKGIGCAIVEELARFGAEVHTCARNEAELKQSLQKWRDLKLQVTGSVCDVSSSEEREKLIEEVSAIFHGKLNILVNNVAFGYIKPVLEVTQEDYKHTMNANLEAGFHLSQLAHPLLKASGRGNIIFISSIASLEGTSFMSVYGASKGAMNQLTRCLACEWAKDNIRINCVAPGVINTPMAEWFMENEELVAKWCHRSPLGRVGEPEEVAASIAFLCLPSSSFITGQVIAVDGSKTICGDY from the exons ATGGAGTTGGGAAACAGATGGTCTCTTCGAGGAGCAACAGCCTTGGTCACTGGCGGATCCAAAGGGATAGG GTGTGCTATTGTGGAAGAACTAGCAAGATTTGGAGCAGAAGTTCATACGTGCGCCAGGAATGAAGCAGAGCTGAAACAGAGTTTGCAGAAATGGAGAGACCTGAAGCTTCAGGTGACTGGTTCGGTCTGTGACGTCTCCTCctcggaggagagggagaagctGATAGAGGAAGTGAGCGCCATCTTCCACGGCAAACTCAATATCCTG GTTAATAATGTAGCGTTTGGTTACATTAAACCAGTTTTAGAGGTGACTCAAGAGGACTACAAGCACACAATGAACGCTAACTTGGAAGCTGGTTTCCATTTGAGTCAACTCGCTCATCCTCTTCTCAAGGCATCTGGACGGGGCAATATCATCTTCATTTCTTCAATTGCTAGTCTCGAAGGAACCTCTTTTATGTCCGTCTATGGAGCATCTAAGG GAGCCATGAACCAACTCACTAGATGCCTCGCTTGCGAATGGGCTAAGGACAATATTCGTATCAATTGTGTTGCTCCCGGTGTCATCAATACGCCGATGGCTGAGTGG ttcatggagaacGAAGAACTGGTAGCAAAGTGGTGTCATCGTTCTCCGCTTGGGCGTGTGGGAGAGCCTGAGGAAGTGGCAGCTTCAATTGCTTTTCTTtgccttccttcttcctctttcatCACCGGTCAAGTGATTGCCGTCGATGGAAGTAAAACAATATGCGGAGACTATTAA